A genomic stretch from Poecile atricapillus isolate bPoeAtr1 chromosome 10, bPoeAtr1.hap1, whole genome shotgun sequence includes:
- the MPHOSPH6 gene encoding M-phase phosphoprotein 6, giving the protein MAGEVKTKLSKNLLRMKFMQRGLDSQTKKQLEEEEKKIISEEHWYLDVPDLKEKESCIIEERSFLRCEDFVYGRMSFKGFNPEVEKLMIQMNSKCKEEEIEEDDKMEADVSDEEMARRYETLVGTIGKKFLRKRDQRVLKNDDEDEDDEIEEGNSNTRPSKRAKKMFLKPQD; this is encoded by the exons ATGGCCGGGGAGGTGAAAACCAAGCTGTCCAAGAACCTGCTGCGCATGAAG TTCATGCAAAGGGGTTTGGATTCACAAACTAAAAAACAActagaagaagaagagaagaagatAATTAGTGAAGAACACTGGTATCTTGATGTACCAGATCTAAAGGAAAAAGA GAGCTGTATAATAGAAGAGAGAAGCTTTCTGCGATGTGAGGATTTCGTTTATGGCCGAATGTCCTTCAAAGGATTCAATCCAGAAGTTGAG AAGTTAATGATCCAAATGAACTCTAAGtgcaaggaagaagaaattgaAGAGGATGATAAAATGGAGGCTGATGTGTCAGATGAAGAAATGGCCAGAAG ATATGAAACATTAGTGGGAACAATAGGGAAGAAATTTTTGAGAAAAAGGGACCAACGTGTACTCAAgaatgatgatgaagatgaagatgatgaaattGAAGAGGGGAATAGTAACACAAGACCTAGTAAAAGAGCTAAGAAAATGTTCTTAAAACCTCAGGATTAA